Proteins encoded by one window of Teretinema zuelzerae:
- a CDS encoding glycine--tRNA ligase — MEDHSTTMEKIVSLCKRRGFVFQSSEIYGGQNGAWDYGPLGIELKNNIQKAWWKEMTQLHDSIVGLDAAILMHPRVWEASGHVANFSDPLVDCKDCKSRFRADDDTQISRENVEARKCPKCGGPLTEPRSFNLMFKTSIGPAEDSSSVIYLRPETAQGIYVNYKNIAQSNRLKIPFGIAQVGKAFRNEIVTKNFIFRTCEFEQMEMQFFVKPGEDEKFFEYWRAERMNYYPKYGIRAEKLRFHHHEKLAHYAKDAYDIEFEFPMGFQELEGIHNRTDFDLTQHTKFSGKDLQYIDQDNGNERYIPYIIETSAGLTRNVLMFLCDAYEEEKVADKGNDDDWRTVLRFHPFIAPVTVAVLPLMKKDGLAELAKDIQNELKEDFMTDYDQAGAIGKRYRRQDEIGTPFCVTVDYDSKEDNTVTLRFRDSMEQVRVPRSELAARIRAEIKNYRRV, encoded by the coding sequence ATGGAAGATCACTCAACAACAATGGAAAAAATCGTAAGCCTCTGCAAGAGGCGCGGTTTTGTGTTTCAGTCCTCCGAAATTTACGGCGGGCAGAATGGCGCATGGGATTACGGTCCTCTGGGAATCGAGCTGAAGAATAATATTCAGAAAGCCTGGTGGAAGGAGATGACCCAGCTTCACGACAGCATCGTGGGGCTCGACGCGGCCATTTTGATGCATCCGCGTGTGTGGGAAGCGTCGGGCCACGTGGCGAACTTTTCCGACCCGCTGGTGGATTGCAAGGATTGCAAGAGCCGTTTCCGCGCGGACGACGATACGCAGATTTCCCGCGAAAACGTCGAAGCCCGCAAGTGCCCGAAGTGCGGCGGCCCCCTGACCGAACCCCGCTCGTTCAATCTCATGTTCAAGACCAGCATCGGCCCCGCGGAAGACTCGTCGTCGGTGATCTATCTCCGCCCCGAAACAGCCCAGGGCATCTACGTCAACTACAAGAACATCGCCCAGTCGAACCGCCTCAAGATTCCCTTCGGAATCGCCCAGGTGGGAAAGGCATTCCGCAACGAGATCGTGACCAAGAACTTTATCTTCCGCACCTGCGAATTCGAGCAGATGGAGATGCAGTTCTTCGTGAAGCCCGGCGAGGACGAGAAATTCTTCGAGTACTGGCGCGCCGAGCGCATGAATTATTACCCGAAGTACGGCATCCGCGCGGAGAAGCTGCGCTTCCATCACCATGAGAAGCTCGCCCACTACGCGAAGGACGCCTACGACATCGAATTCGAGTTCCCCATGGGATTCCAGGAGCTCGAAGGCATCCACAACCGCACCGATTTCGACCTGACCCAGCACACGAAGTTCTCCGGAAAGGATCTTCAGTACATCGATCAGGACAACGGAAACGAGCGCTACATTCCCTATATCATCGAGACGAGCGCCGGCCTTACCCGCAACGTGCTCATGTTCCTCTGCGACGCCTATGAAGAGGAAAAGGTCGCGGACAAGGGCAACGACGACGACTGGAGAACGGTGCTCCGCTTCCATCCGTTCATCGCGCCGGTGACGGTGGCGGTGCTTCCGCTGATGAAGAAGGACGGTCTGGCCGAACTTGCGAAGGATATCCAGAACGAGCTGAAGGAAGACTTCATGACCGATTACGACCAGGCCGGCGCCATCGGCAAGCGCTACCGCCGCCAGGACGAGATCGGAACTCCCTTCTGCGTAACCGTCGACTACGATTCCAAGGAAGACAATACGGTGACGCTCCGCTTCCGCGATTCCATGGAGCAGGTCCGCGTGCCCCGCTCGGAACTGGCCGCGCGCATCCGCGCCGAAATCAAGAACTACCGCCGGGTGTGA
- a CDS encoding ATP-binding protein — translation MTKRRIACAIIFITAIFCAAADAESRLLNAADWDSGETVELGADWDFYWDQLLYPSQFLDPQAQPIPDARFIPDFWSKKGYSAYGKGTYRQVFRSETPFPEILGIRFMSVYSAYRVWINGELAYEHGVIGTSRSDERGNAARTSFYFAPRGAESLEIIVQVTNYEYKTHGGLGRPPVIGSWETISHISFVERMWDLLLAGSLGFMGLYLLVLFVFRTKDKTPLYLGLFALFMVFRQLMVGGSKLVFTLFPSLTVYVWDLLQAFGIYPLLPLFLLYIYSLFPQEKFKWFLRVFVLQSIVLGLLYYIPFLDPYISVLGGVRDIFIIFGLIFSFWMALYALVKKQNEAGLVFIAMLFIMVIGIHDALVSLQIAGPTYYLGTAVWMCFLFQSFILARRFSRAFAEVETLSGTLAEKTEALLEMDRMKDEFLANTSHELKTPLNGIIGITESLAAGDKGPLSPEQLHQLDLVSSSGRRLFSLVNDILDHARLRNGKLAVFPRSVDFWTVAEPVCEFFSVNALSRGIELRMDKIDGLSPVYADPARLEQILYNLLGNALKFTESGWVSLSARESGGLLCIEIADSGIGIPADKQELIFESFQQADGGLSRRYGGTGLGLTIAAELAALQNGSITVQSEVGKGSLFTVALPLSDGTEDEENAFFRVPPRSMLSVPGGFTDEDDAHSALRVAKPSDMPLVLVVDDESTNRQILMNALSSSGYKGVSLSGGNELLSLLDQGVCPDMVLLDIMMPGMNGYEALVEIRKTCSSAELPVLLLTAKNRIDDLLQGFSLGANDFITKPFSRQELLARIRSHLLLKRIYDSEQRFVPADFLKLVKEEVGSDLEVGSMARKEMTVLYSDLRAFTSFTEGLSPEEGLKFFNSYLSRFAPIIRDHGGFVDRYVGDGLLALFPGSATDALRAAEALRLELDVYNGHRSNCAYAPVDFGMGIHRGLVTLALIGEGSHVEAGLFSETVSLSIRLESLTRQLHTCALVSTASLGDFTGVPSRFVGRIRMKGRKTPLEVSELLFERRKTETLQLFNQAVQSFYADSIEDAAAAFATVTAIDPDDKVAALYLKAAYEAKKNPSRTLGSFFLDSAFN, via the coding sequence ATGACAAAGCGACGAATTGCCTGCGCAATTATATTTATTACGGCGATTTTTTGTGCCGCCGCAGACGCCGAATCCAGACTGTTGAATGCAGCCGACTGGGATAGCGGCGAAACCGTCGAGCTCGGCGCTGACTGGGATTTTTACTGGGACCAGCTCTTGTACCCGTCTCAATTTCTCGATCCTCAGGCTCAGCCTATTCCTGACGCGCGGTTTATTCCTGATTTTTGGTCAAAAAAAGGGTATTCCGCCTACGGAAAGGGCACCTATCGTCAGGTATTTCGCAGCGAGACTCCTTTTCCTGAAATCCTCGGCATCCGTTTTATGTCGGTGTATTCGGCCTATCGCGTGTGGATAAACGGCGAACTGGCCTATGAACACGGGGTCATTGGAACTTCCCGATCCGACGAACGGGGAAACGCCGCGCGCACTTCGTTTTATTTCGCTCCCCGGGGCGCAGAGTCGCTCGAAATCATTGTTCAGGTAACGAATTACGAATATAAAACCCACGGAGGGCTCGGAAGGCCGCCCGTAATCGGCTCCTGGGAGACGATAAGCCATATTTCTTTCGTCGAACGGATGTGGGATCTCTTGTTGGCAGGTTCTCTCGGGTTTATGGGCCTCTATCTTCTTGTTCTGTTTGTATTCCGTACCAAGGATAAAACTCCCTTGTATCTCGGCTTGTTCGCCCTTTTCATGGTCTTTCGACAGCTCATGGTCGGAGGGTCGAAGCTCGTTTTTACGCTATTCCCTTCGCTGACCGTGTATGTCTGGGATTTGCTTCAGGCTTTCGGAATCTATCCGTTGCTGCCGCTGTTTCTTCTCTATATCTACAGCCTCTTTCCCCAAGAGAAATTCAAATGGTTTCTGCGCGTGTTCGTTCTCCAGTCTATTGTGCTCGGCCTTTTGTACTATATTCCTTTTCTCGATCCGTACATTTCGGTTCTCGGCGGCGTGCGGGATATATTCATCATTTTCGGGTTGATCTTTTCTTTCTGGATGGCCTTGTACGCTCTTGTCAAGAAACAGAACGAAGCCGGGCTGGTGTTCATAGCCATGCTGTTCATCATGGTTATCGGAATACACGACGCCCTTGTTTCGCTTCAGATCGCCGGACCGACGTATTACCTGGGAACGGCTGTCTGGATGTGCTTCCTGTTTCAGTCTTTTATCTTGGCCAGACGTTTTTCCCGGGCCTTCGCGGAAGTCGAAACTCTTTCCGGCACTCTTGCCGAGAAAACAGAAGCTCTTCTTGAAATGGACCGCATGAAGGATGAATTTCTCGCGAATACGAGCCATGAGCTGAAAACGCCCTTGAACGGGATCATCGGCATCACCGAAAGCCTTGCCGCCGGGGACAAGGGCCCTTTGAGCCCTGAACAGCTGCATCAGCTCGATCTGGTCTCTTCAAGCGGGAGGCGCCTTTTTTCCCTGGTAAACGATATTCTCGACCATGCCCGGTTGCGAAACGGAAAACTTGCGGTATTCCCCAGATCAGTCGATTTCTGGACAGTCGCAGAGCCGGTGTGCGAATTTTTCTCGGTGAACGCTCTTTCCCGGGGTATTGAATTACGGATGGACAAGATCGACGGACTTTCTCCCGTCTACGCTGATCCCGCCCGTCTGGAGCAGATTCTCTATAATCTGCTCGGCAACGCGTTGAAGTTCACCGAATCAGGCTGGGTTTCTCTTTCCGCCCGCGAATCGGGGGGGCTTCTTTGCATAGAGATCGCTGATTCCGGAATCGGAATACCGGCAGATAAACAGGAGTTGATATTCGAGTCTTTTCAACAGGCCGACGGCGGGCTTTCCCGCCGATACGGCGGAACAGGGCTCGGGCTCACCATAGCCGCCGAACTGGCCGCGCTGCAGAACGGAAGCATTACGGTTCAATCCGAAGTCGGGAAGGGTTCTCTTTTCACCGTCGCCCTGCCTCTCTCCGACGGCACCGAGGATGAGGAAAACGCATTCTTCAGGGTTCCTCCGCGTTCGATGCTTTCCGTTCCCGGAGGCTTCACCGATGAGGACGACGCTCATTCCGCTCTTCGCGTAGCAAAGCCTTCCGATATGCCCCTGGTATTAGTCGTTGACGACGAGTCTACGAACAGGCAGATACTGATGAATGCGCTCTCCTCATCGGGCTATAAGGGTGTTTCTCTTTCCGGCGGGAACGAGCTTCTTTCGCTGCTTGACCAGGGAGTTTGCCCTGACATGGTTTTGCTTGATATTATGATGCCCGGCATGAACGGATACGAGGCGCTTGTCGAGATACGGAAAACCTGCTCGAGCGCCGAACTGCCTGTATTGTTGCTGACGGCGAAAAACCGGATCGACGATCTTCTTCAGGGTTTCAGCCTCGGCGCAAATGATTTCATCACAAAACCGTTCTCGCGCCAGGAATTATTGGCCCGCATTCGCAGCCATCTTCTCCTGAAACGGATTTATGATTCCGAACAGCGTTTCGTACCGGCTGATTTCCTGAAGCTGGTGAAGGAAGAGGTCGGCTCGGACTTGGAAGTGGGTTCGATGGCAAGAAAGGAAATGACCGTCCTGTATTCGGATTTGCGCGCCTTCACCTCCTTTACCGAAGGCCTTTCGCCCGAGGAGGGTTTGAAATTTTTTAATTCGTACCTGTCGCGATTCGCTCCGATAATCCGAGATCACGGCGGTTTCGTGGACCGGTATGTAGGCGACGGCCTGCTCGCGCTCTTTCCCGGATCGGCGACGGACGCCCTTCGCGCCGCAGAGGCGCTGCGCCTTGAATTGGATGTATATAACGGCCATCGCTCCAACTGCGCTTATGCTCCTGTCGATTTCGGGATGGGAATTCACCGGGGACTTGTCACGCTTGCGTTGATCGGCGAGGGCAGCCATGTGGAAGCGGGCTTGTTCTCCGAGACGGTATCGCTCTCCATCCGCCTCGAATCTCTGACCCGGCAGCTGCATACTTGCGCTCTTGTCTCCACTGCCTCGCTCGGGGACTTTACGGGAGTTCCGTCTCGATTCGTCGGGCGCATCAGGATGAAGGGCCGCAAAACTCCCCTCGAGGTTTCCGAGCTCTTATTCGAACGGAGAAAGACTGAAACGCTGCAATTATTCAATCAGGCTGTCCAGTCCTTTTACGCCGACTCTATTGAAGACGCCGCCGCCGCCTTCGCGACTGTCACGGCGATTGATCCCGACGACAAGGTCGCGGCGTTGTATCTGAAGGCCGCGTACGAGGCAAAAAAGAATCCGTCACGTACTCTGGGCTCGTTCTTCCTCGACAGTGCTTTTAATTAA
- a CDS encoding ROK family transcriptional regulator, with translation MADSNRLHSINTSRILRAIWLNPGVSRIQAAELLDLDRSTVTKIMQVILDRGLVVTAGKSTEQSGVGRRQVQLRIREDLGVVIGLELQAARCSGVITTLEGSVLHSFESPGAADAGNLAERIVSVIALARKWIDGEGLFLLGIGIGLPGVIDPYTGTVIRSHSFGLGAPRRLKDELEPLIPEPIFFENDANCCCWAELAFASDNRSRNFISVLGEFRTDRPNETQCHGFALGTGIVIRERVLHGDHFTAGEFRTVYSNPETGQFEIPWRELASLPENTSLLDTLYRELAENLAFLVNCFDLTKIVFAGDLPEHRGNLASYVESAVADNWNYDISRELEIEFSRYGKAAVSIGAAGLFVEKLFSVPDIADRFQEMVGYDLYEYILKRKG, from the coding sequence ATGGCCGACAGCAACAGACTTCACAGCATCAATACCTCGCGGATTCTCCGGGCTATCTGGCTCAATCCCGGCGTTAGCCGGATCCAGGCGGCCGAACTGCTGGATCTCGACCGCTCAACGGTGACGAAAATCATGCAGGTGATTCTCGACCGAGGGCTGGTCGTTACCGCGGGAAAAAGCACCGAACAGAGCGGCGTCGGGCGGCGGCAGGTTCAGCTCCGCATCCGGGAGGACCTCGGCGTCGTCATAGGCCTCGAGCTGCAGGCGGCGCGCTGTTCGGGCGTCATTACCACCCTTGAGGGCTCTGTTCTCCATTCCTTTGAAAGCCCAGGCGCGGCCGACGCCGGAAACCTCGCCGAGCGCATCGTTTCTGTCATCGCGCTTGCCCGGAAATGGATCGACGGGGAAGGGCTTTTTCTGCTTGGAATCGGAATAGGACTTCCGGGCGTCATCGACCCGTATACAGGGACCGTCATCCGCTCGCATTCTTTCGGACTCGGCGCGCCGCGCAGGCTGAAGGACGAGCTTGAACCGCTTATTCCCGAGCCGATTTTCTTTGAAAACGACGCGAACTGCTGCTGCTGGGCTGAGCTTGCCTTCGCCAGCGACAACCGGAGCCGCAATTTCATCAGCGTTCTCGGGGAGTTCCGCACCGACCGTCCGAACGAAACCCAGTGCCACGGATTCGCGCTGGGAACCGGCATCGTCATCCGGGAGCGCGTTCTGCACGGGGACCACTTTACCGCCGGCGAATTCCGCACCGTGTATTCGAATCCTGAAACCGGACAATTTGAAATACCCTGGAGGGAGCTTGCCTCTCTCCCTGAAAATACTTCGCTGCTCGACACGCTCTACCGCGAGCTTGCCGAGAACCTCGCCTTTTTGGTGAATTGCTTCGATCTGACTAAAATCGTGTTTGCCGGCGACCTTCCGGAGCACCGGGGGAATCTCGCTTCCTATGTGGAAAGCGCGGTCGCCGACAACTGGAACTATGACATCAGCCGGGAATTGGAAATAGAGTTTTCCCGTTACGGGAAGGCCGCGGTATCCATCGGAGCCGCCGGACTATTCGTGGAAAAACTGTTTTCCGTTCCCGATATCGCCGACCGTTTCCAGGAAATGGTCGGATACGATCTGTACGAATACATATTGAAACGAAAAGGATAA
- the gltX gene encoding glutamate--tRNA ligase produces the protein MEVRVRYAPSPTGMQHIGGVRTALFNYLYARSQNGKFILRIEDTDQTRYSAEYEQNLYDTLAWLGLEWDEGGPRGGQYAPYVQSQRFDLYKKYALELVEKGQAYYCFCDEERLERIRKIQTMNKMPPGYDRHCRSLSSDEVKANLDAGKPFVIRLAVPMEGSTKFHDVLLGDIEWKNEDVNPDPVLLKSDGFPTYHLANIVDDHFMKITHVMRAQEWIPSTPLHVVMYKAFGWEHPDYCHLPMVMGQDGQKLSKRHGATSCNEFRNNGYLKEALINYVAMLGCSYEDARDMYTLEELGSLFRMEHINKAPAVFDYKKLEWFNGQYMRMKTDEELFDLTWPFIANSGLFGGCGAGEANGEEARKAAGFLFADQTLLRPTDEQKEKLMKVMPLIKERLHFLTDAPAMVSFLFGEPAVPPAEEIIPKKLDAAKTREILIEAKDVIAKIGGMTEEDANLLFKAAAEKLDAKLGDLMMPIRMAVTGSRVSPPLVGSIQILGIEVSLARIDRTLSERFPR, from the coding sequence GTGGAAGTACGTGTTCGTTATGCACCGTCCCCGACCGGGATGCAGCACATCGGCGGAGTGAGAACAGCTCTTTTTAATTATCTTTACGCCCGATCCCAAAATGGAAAGTTCATACTTCGGATCGAAGACACCGACCAAACCAGATACAGCGCGGAATATGAACAGAATTTATACGACACTCTCGCATGGCTCGGCCTTGAATGGGACGAGGGCGGTCCCCGCGGCGGACAGTACGCCCCCTACGTTCAGAGCCAGCGCTTCGATTTGTATAAGAAATACGCCCTCGAGCTCGTGGAAAAGGGACAGGCCTATTACTGTTTCTGCGACGAAGAGCGGCTGGAACGCATTCGCAAAATCCAGACGATGAACAAGATGCCTCCCGGATACGACAGGCACTGCCGATCCCTTTCTTCCGACGAGGTGAAGGCAAATCTCGACGCGGGAAAGCCCTTCGTCATCCGGCTCGCCGTTCCCATGGAGGGTTCGACGAAATTCCACGACGTGCTTCTGGGCGACATCGAATGGAAGAACGAAGACGTGAACCCCGATCCTGTTCTTCTCAAGAGCGACGGGTTCCCGACCTACCACCTCGCGAACATCGTGGACGACCACTTCATGAAGATTACCCACGTCATGCGCGCGCAGGAATGGATTCCTTCGACTCCGCTCCATGTCGTCATGTACAAGGCTTTCGGTTGGGAGCATCCCGATTACTGCCATCTGCCCATGGTCATGGGTCAGGACGGCCAGAAGCTGTCGAAACGTCACGGCGCGACCAGCTGCAACGAGTTCCGGAACAACGGGTACCTCAAAGAAGCTCTCATCAATTACGTGGCTATGCTGGGCTGCTCCTACGAAGACGCCCGCGACATGTATACCCTCGAAGAACTGGGATCTCTATTCCGCATGGAGCATATCAACAAGGCTCCGGCGGTTTTCGACTACAAGAAGCTTGAATGGTTCAACGGCCAGTACATGCGGATGAAAACCGACGAGGAGCTGTTCGATCTGACCTGGCCATTCATCGCGAATTCCGGCCTCTTCGGCGGATGCGGCGCGGGAGAAGCGAACGGCGAGGAAGCCAGAAAGGCCGCGGGATTCCTGTTCGCCGATCAAACCCTGCTTCGTCCGACTGACGAACAGAAGGAAAAACTTATGAAGGTGATGCCCTTGATCAAGGAACGCCTTCACTTCCTTACCGATGCGCCGGCGATGGTATCATTCCTGTTCGGGGAACCTGCGGTTCCTCCGGCGGAGGAGATCATTCCGAAAAAACTGGACGCCGCGAAAACCAGAGAGATTCTGATAGAAGCGAAGGATGTTATTGCTAAAATCGGCGGTATGACCGAGGAGGACGCGAATCTCCTGTTCAAGGCCGCCGCCGAAAAGCTCGATGCGAAGCTCGGCGACCTCATGATGCCCATCCGCATGGCCGTAACCGGCAGCAGGGTGTCTCCGCCTCTCGTCGGTTCGATCCAGATTCTCGGGATAGAGGTTTCGCTCGCGCGCATAGACAGGACTTTGTCTGAACGCTTCCCCCGGTAA
- a CDS encoding SUMF1/EgtB/PvdO family nonheme iron enzyme, which translates to MNRFLFFSALLALFIVISCDAPLGETGRELETPGSVDPAGTASGQESDQDEGTGPGEADDDSGAPEVKEPESSGGNELPAEPETPAGPEIPADSSAQTEPPADPAAPDGSDPETSGENELPAEPETPAGPEIPADSSAQTDPPSEPAAPDGSEPESSGGNELPAEPETPAGPEIPADSSAQAEPPAEPVTPVEPQPPVESATVVGLELIAPPDRIQYRVGESVDLTGCELAVRMSDGSLIPVDMQETDSFVDTASSGVSLLRLETDHGSIEIPLLITDSAEVHILNGGVFIRGNDFDAYDDNPEKQISVGSFELSENETTYELWTSVRQWAAEYSPHEWTWSNKGREGNDGTAGDPCTADYLEPVTYISWQDAAIWCNARSEWEGVTPVYYTDETLSEPLRKPIASGLVCVSPRADGWRLPTEAEWEYAAGMGPLGMEDERTEYPGTDDKTGLPRFAWYPASCKAAGRESTWPVGSLESTGAGFYDMAGNVAEWCQDWHDPAWYSNAGEFDSGGPAASPALERVIRGSSYSGTIVDCAAANRSVLKFSGKSGTVGFRSARSVFPE; encoded by the coding sequence ATGAATCGATTTTTGTTTTTTTCCGCCTTGCTGGCATTGTTTATCGTGATTTCCTGCGACGCTCCGCTTGGAGAAACGGGTAGGGAACTCGAGACGCCCGGCTCGGTCGATCCGGCGGGGACCGCGAGCGGCCAGGAATCGGATCAGGACGAGGGGACCGGGCCCGGGGAAGCCGATGATGACTCCGGTGCGCCTGAAGTGAAGGAACCGGAGTCTTCCGGCGGAAATGAACTTCCAGCGGAACCCGAAACTCCGGCCGGCCCTGAAATTCCGGCGGATTCGTCCGCGCAAACAGAGCCTCCTGCCGATCCCGCGGCGCCCGACGGGAGCGACCCGGAGACTTCCGGCGAAAATGAACTTCCAGCGGAACCTGAAACTCCGGCCGGCCCTGAAATTCCGGCGGATTCGTCCGCGCAAACAGATCCTCCTTCCGAGCCTGCGGCGCCCGACGGGAGCGAACCGGAGTCTTCCGGCGGAAATGAACTTCCAGCGGAACCCGAAACTCCGGCCGGCCCTGAAATTCCGGCGGATTCGTCCGCGCAAGCAGAGCCTCCCGCCGAGCCTGTTACCCCGGTTGAACCTCAACCTCCTGTTGAGAGCGCGACCGTTGTTGGTCTTGAATTGATTGCCCCTCCTGATCGCATCCAGTATCGGGTAGGCGAATCAGTCGATTTGACCGGTTGCGAGCTTGCCGTGCGGATGAGCGACGGCTCCCTGATTCCTGTCGATATGCAAGAGACTGATTCCTTCGTCGACACCGCAAGCTCGGGCGTATCGCTTTTGCGGCTTGAGACGGATCACGGTTCTATCGAAATACCCTTGTTAATCACTGATTCCGCGGAAGTTCATATATTGAACGGCGGCGTTTTTATTCGGGGAAACGATTTCGACGCGTATGACGATAATCCCGAAAAACAGATATCCGTCGGTTCTTTTGAGTTGTCCGAGAATGAGACCACGTATGAGTTATGGACCTCAGTTCGCCAGTGGGCGGCTGAATACTCGCCGCATGAGTGGACCTGGTCTAACAAGGGCCGGGAAGGAAACGACGGAACCGCCGGAGATCCCTGCACAGCTGATTATCTGGAGCCTGTTACCTACATCTCCTGGCAGGACGCGGCTATATGGTGCAACGCGCGCAGCGAGTGGGAAGGCGTAACCCCTGTTTATTACACTGATGAAACCCTTTCAGAACCATTGCGCAAGCCGATAGCCTCCGGCCTTGTATGCGTTTCCCCCCGCGCCGACGGGTGGAGGCTTCCGACCGAGGCCGAATGGGAATACGCGGCCGGCATGGGCCCTTTGGGGATGGAAGATGAGCGTACCGAGTATCCGGGAACCGACGACAAAACCGGACTGCCCCGCTTTGCGTGGTATCCGGCGAGCTGCAAGGCGGCGGGACGGGAGTCTACCTGGCCTGTCGGCTCTCTTGAGTCTACAGGAGCGGGCTTTTACGATATGGCGGGCAATGTCGCGGAGTGGTGCCAGGATTGGCATGACCCCGCCTGGTACTCGAATGCGGGGGAATTTGATTCAGGCGGCCCTGCCGCGAGTCCTGCTCTTGAAAGGGTTATCCGCGGATCAAGCTATAGCGGTACGATAGTAGATTGCGCGGCCGCTAACCGCTCTGTGCTGAAATTCAGCGGAAAAAGCGGAACGGTCGGCTTCCGCTCTGCGCGATCCGTTTTCCCTGAATAG
- a CDS encoding response regulator gives MKVLIVEDDFTSRLLMQGLFEPYGLTHTCVNGREGVEAFRKALEDNAPYDLVCLDIMMPDMDGQAALKQIREIEENAGIFSTSGVRIIMTTALDDRKNIMTAFKEQCDAYLVKPIDREKLLDTLRSLNLI, from the coding sequence ATGAAAGTATTGATAGTCGAGGATGATTTCACCAGCCGTCTGTTGATGCAGGGCCTCTTTGAGCCCTATGGATTAACCCATACCTGCGTAAACGGAAGGGAAGGAGTTGAAGCGTTCAGGAAAGCCCTGGAAGACAACGCTCCCTACGATCTGGTCTGTCTTGATATTATGATGCCCGATATGGACGGTCAGGCGGCCTTGAAGCAAATACGCGAAATCGAAGAAAACGCCGGCATTTTTTCAACCTCCGGCGTTCGCATCATAATGACGACCGCTCTGGACGACAGAAAAAACATCATGACGGCTTTTAAAGAACAATGCGACGCTTATCTGGTAAAGCCTATTGATCGGGAAAAACTGCTCGATACGCTTCGATCACTGAATCTCATATAG